TCGCAGGTGGTGCAGACCGCTTGGGTGAGTATCTGAATATGAGTTGGTGGAGTGATGTGGTGACTTTGCTGACTAAAGGGTGGTGTAGGTCATCATCGCGTTACTCGAAGCTGAATTTCCGGAGCGGGAACCGATTGAACGGGCGGTGCGGTTGTTGATGCGTCGACAGCAGGCGAATGGGGAGTGGTTGCAGGAGGGGATTGAGGGGGTGTTTAATAAGAGCTGGTGAGTATTCCCGTGCGACCTTGCGGGGTTTGAGGGAATGGGGTTTATTGACGTTTGAATAGCATGATTTCTTACCCGAACTATAAGTTTATTTTCCCGATCAAGGCGTTGGGGATGTTTGGGAGGAAGTTTGGGGATGTGCGGATGGATGGGACGggttgaggaggtgggagaggtgCAAGCGGGACTGTGATAGCCACATCTATCATGCCAACGGCAGTAACTCGAGATGAGTGAACGCTGCTCTCATGACTGGGCAGACGACTGCGACTTCTACGGGAGTATCTGAGGAGGCGAGAGGAGTTCAATCTGCACTGCACATATCCACAATTGTATTGTGCCATCCAGCCACAGCAACTCGAGACAAAATGCCACTCTCATGAATTACTGGGCACGACTTCCGACTCCCAGAACCTAGACTACCCGAACCGAGTCCCTCCGCCGCTCCGAACGTTCATGCAATCAATGCACAGCCGTGCTTCGGACAGATGCACACGAATGCATATGCACCACGACGCACGAGCGGCCACTTCGTCGGCGACCTCATTTGCCTTGCATTGCTGTTGGATTGTCCTCGCCTCCGTTGGGCGATGCAgacatgatgatgatgatgatgatgatgatgatgatgatgatgatgatgtacAGAGCTTTCTACTTGATACGTACAGCCGCCCACAAGCCGAGAGAATGCAACGTCGTACAGCTCCACGAGAACGGAGAGCACGTGGAACCTCTTGCACATCCCTGCGTTTAGGGAGATGTCCGTTCCGTCTCCATGTGCGTCCACGTGCTGCTGGTGGTGGGTGTGGCGGCCGCGTGGTGCGAGCCtcgagggagagagagagaagtTAGAACGTGATGGGAAATGTAGGAGGCATCCTTTATCCCACAGCGGACCCTTTGGAGCTTCGGTTGAGGCTACGATTACGCATTGACGTCTTCCACTCAGCACATCTCGGTTATCAAGAATTCACATCCCGGTGAACCGCTTCAGGGCTTCCTCGGGGAAAGGTTGCCGGAATTCGTGAGCTTTCGTTTGATGAGTGTCCACTATTGATTGGATCGCATGGAGTGCTATGCGCCAAGTTGacagggagggaggagggcgagTGGAGTGATGAGGCGAAGGGGATGTGAGATCCTTGAAGGCTTTGGTGGAGACGGTCAGTCTTGTTGGTTTGGAGGTCGACAGTGAGATGGGTGAGTCGTGATGCGAAGACATTGATACAGTGAGTATGGCGCTCTCGCATACAGCCTTGTTCATGATGTGAATGTCTGCCAATACCTGAGGTGGAGTTCGTCCTCGGGAGGTGTTTGTAGTCGAGGTCTTGATTGATATCGGCATGCATAACCGACATCGAGGGGCACTAGCTCCCTCCCGTCCCGCCAAAGCAAGCAGGCCTCCGAAACAGTAGAGCTCCAAGTCTGAAATTCGAGAATGATCAACGATCAACGAGCTTCACCACCACACAACACCAACATTCGAATTTGGTGGTGCTTGTCACTGTCACTCCGCCTGTCCGACAACGTCGCCTGCCACGCATTGCCTTGCTATTGTCACCGCCCACCGCGACTACATCACTCACTTACCGCGTGTGTCGCGTTGTGTCAATACTGACGTCCGCATCCCAGACAATTCTCCTTAAATTCGACTCGACCTACTCGAACTAGTATTGCTAGCGAGCTCCGCTGCCCGAGACACGACCGCAGCTCGCTCGTGGATCCTCCCACATCCCAGAAGCTCCAGCTTTCGCCGCCAGCTCCCGTCCAACCACCATTCTCTCCCTCACACACTGTTGTGTCCCGCCCACACACCTCGCGACCTCCGCCGACCTCACATTCGTCCCGCATTCGACCGGCGTTCGGAGTCTGTTACAGGGTTAGGAAAGCAACGCTAGGAGAGCTTTGCCGGGAACGTTGCACGACGAGACAAGAGACGGCACATTCGAGGCTATACTTTCACTCCCTCATCCACATCCATCATGGCCACTCCCACACAACCTCAGCAATACGGCGGCGGGAACCCATATCCCACACCGGCATCGCAAAGTGGCGCTCCCTCcggccagcagcagcaacagcagcagcaatccGCGTACCCGTCGGAACGAACGGCCTCGTCCGCCCCAGCTCCATACCAGCAGCAAAATCAGCAGAcccagcagcaacagcagcagggACCCGCTCCGGCGCAATTCGAGAAATACTGCATCATTCACATCGCCACCACGTGTGACGAGCATGGCGTCTACGTGACCAAGGACAGCGCCGAAGTCATCGAGATTGGCTGGGTCGTGGTCGATGCTCAAAACCCCGAGCGGGAGGTATGTCCGGCCATGTGTTTCAGCTTCAGTAGCACACACGCACGTTCGGAATCGTCTTTGCTAACATATCCCTTCTCCACACAGCTGCACCGCCAGTCCGTTCTGGTTAGGCCAGTCAACACTCCCATTACACCTCTCTGCACCTCGCTCACCACCTTGACCTGGGAGCATGTTAAGAACGCCGGCACATTTCGCGACGCCATCAACACCTTCGACGCCTACGCTTCGGAGAACCTCGTCCCGAAAGAGGCCGGTCCTGGTGCCAACCCGACCTTCGCTTTCGTCACTCTCACTCCTTGGGATCTACGTGTGCAGCTCCCTCGTGAAGCTCGCGACAAGAACGTGGTCCTCCCTCCATACCTTCAACATCCCGTCCTCTTCGGCCTTCGTGGAGAGTACCAGCTGTTCCAGTCTCACCACCCGGAAACGCTCGCTTTCAGCTCTACCAGCTTGTCCTCCATCTGCGCAGGTCTGGAAGTTGAAGAAGTACGTTCGTCTGGCAAGGTCACCGGCGGTCTCCCATTCCACCTTCAGGCACTCGCTCCGTCCTCTCCACGCAGAGCACTCGAGGAAGCACTCACTCTGACTCGCTGCCTGAACTCACTCGTCACGAAATCGCGACCATCAAACACCAGCTCCGGCACTCCCGACGTGCTCCAACGTCCGATTGACGCCCGCAGTGACGTTCGTGCCTTCCTCGGCGAGAGAAGCAAGGTCCTGCATCTGAGCGGACTGCCCCACGACACAACTCAGAGTGAGCTTGAGAGCTGGTTCACGCAATTTGGAGGTCGTCCCATCGCTTTCTGGACGCTGCGTACTCCCGAAGGTGGCAAGCCGAGTGGAAGTGGATTCGTCGTCTTTGGATCCCACGAAGAGGTGAGTTTGAATTCCCTGCATGTTGAGACCTTCCACGTTGCCCCAGTTGGACGAGAGTGAATGACGGCGATTGGCATGGAGTGTCGATGGGCATTGGAGTGATTCCGCAGAGTGAGCTCTCACTCCCGGTCTCCGTCCTTCCATCAACACCAACCACGCCATCGCTGTCATTCGCCTCGCCATGAGCTACCACAACCGCTTCGAGAGCATCGATGCTCTCCAGCAGTTCATTGACAAAATCGTGCGCTCTTGCCTTGCTCCTCGCTGAACTactcatcatcaccattACAACGCTAACCTCAATGTGACATACAGGCCGCCGAATCGCTCAGCATGAACGGACGCGCTCTGAACGACCGCGCGATCGAGGTCGCTCCTTCGTCGGCTCGCGTGCTCGATCGCGCCGCGCACTCGCAGCCACCAGGTGGACCGCCTCTTCTCACTCCTTTCCCGCCATCAAAGAACCGCCCACGTCCAGGTGACTGGACTTGCCCCAGCTGTGGGTTCAGCAACTTCCAGCGTCGCACGGCGTGCTTCCGGTGCTCATTTCCCGCCATGGGAGCTTCTGGTCCGGATCCTTACAGCCAACCATATGGCGGTATGCAACCACCTGCCTACGGCGGTGGCAACTATGGCCACCCTGGCATGATGCAAGGCCATATGCATGGCGGAAACCAGTATGGAGGTGGCATGGGCGGCATGGGCGGCGGATCCAGCGGTCGCGGTGGCATCGTTCCATTCCGTGCCGGTGATTGGAAGTGCGGCAATGAGGGCTGCGGCTACCACAACTTCGCCAAGAACGTGTCGTGCTTACGCTGCGGCGCCTCTCGCAGCAACGCCGCTGTCGTCGCTGAGAGCGGCATGACGAGCTTCCCGGGCAACAGCTATGGCGGTCCACCACCCAACATGCCGATGCAGTCGATGGATTCCAGCTCGTACGGCGGCATGCAGCAGCCTTCCGGTGGCTATGGCGGTAGCGGAATGGGCGGTCCTCCAGGCGGCTTCGGCGGTCAATCCTTCGGTCCTCCTTCCACCTACGCTCTTCCTTCTGGCATCGCGGCTCCCAGCCCATACGGACCATACTCGCAGATGGGCGGCCAAGGCGGCATGCACTCTCAGCAAGGTGGCTTCGACTCCCGCACCGAGCAGGCTTTCAACAACCACGGCAGCCACGGTCCTCAGCAGGGCGGTCCACCAGGCGGCTACTCGAACGGCGGATACGGCAATACTGGTGGCTACGGAGGCGGTCCTGGAGGCAACGATGGTTCTGGAGATCCATTCTCTTTCCTGTCCTCAGGCATGGGCCAGCTCGGCATCAACGATGGAGGAGACAACCGCCGCAACGGACAAGGAGGCGCCAAGTCTCCTCAATAGGTCGAGCAGCTTGTCACCACAGAAGGAGACGATTTTGACTACCTCTACGCATGGAGGATCTTTTGGAAAAAGGGACGCGCTGTCGTCACTGGCCCGGTGATCACCACACAATGGAAGGAAAGCAAGAACATTTGACACACACAAAAACACAAACAAACATATGGGAATTGGTTGCAACACGACTGGCAACGCACATGGTAGAATCAAGGAAAGGGGGGGTTGCGTTAGCGTCGGCGCTGGGAACAAAAAGGATCATCATGCTGATGTGTGGTCTGTGATTTCAATAAGACTGGAATATGGCAAACGGGGGCCGGGGTTGTCGGGCATCGGGCAGACTGTGTGGTTGAATGCTTTAGCGATGGCGTCggggttgttgttgttgcatACTGGAGAGGAGTGAATGCGGTCGTTGTTTCTCGTAAGAGGCGAGAGGAAAAGATCTGGACTGCCGCGCAAAGGGAGGCGGGTCGGCAGAAGTGGCTGGCTGGCAAGATTGTTTCGCTTTTTAAGCTCTCGAGGATGGTGTCTGAATGCTGAGAGAACTTTTGTGTTTCGTATTGTGTCTTTGTTCTTGAGCTGATCTGGGCTGGAGGTCTGAACAGTGAGCATTGGTGGCAATATGTCGATCTCACTCACTTCTCGCTCCATTGTACAGTCCAGTCTACCTCGCATGTTACTTCCAGATGCTCCCTGATCGAGCTCTTTCGTCACCGGAGTGGAGTGAAGTGAGTGAACTTTCGTCACTTCCTCTCGTGATTCTTCCAATTTACACTTTCCTAGCGCGCCATTCTCGCGCTAGCGCACGTTCGACCCCGCGTCACCCATGCATGGAATCTCTCCAACGCGAAGCACCTTGCCTCGTGGAAATCTGACCTGTCGCAAAACgatcacctccaccgccaacaATTGTGACCTGTCGCTTTTCCTTGCACTCCACACGCGCGCGCCTCGCGACAAGCAGTTGACAAGGATCATGGCGTCCATAGTCGAGTCGGAGAATAGTCTGGGCGAGACGCAGGTGGCGCATCtggagatgatgaagaggaagttgATGGGACTTGACAaggacggcgaagaggatgaggagcaGAGCAGAGGGCCTACGATTCCTGACTCCATGGGCCAGGACGGCAACTCACTACCACCCGCACGATCCTCGACCACATCCAATCGACCCCGGAAGACGACTTCCTCGCCAAAGAAAGCTCCACCGCGATTCGCTTCCTCTGCTTCGGCGCCGAAGGCTGAGATGGAAGCTATGGTTCAAGATGCGACGCCCCGCAGCACGCTCAATGGCGTAGCGAAGGCGGCGTCGTTTGGAGGTCCACCGGCCAGTGCCTTTCCCAATGGCGACACCCAGTCGCAAGACTCGCAGGTTTATGAAGCATATCGCGAGTCTATACGCCGGGAGTCGGAAGAGGATATCACGCcggtgaggagggtgaggtcTGCGTCGCCGAATACGTTGGGCACGAATGtagatggcgatgaggatggtgTGCCTGAGCGCACGCCGCGCACGTTGATGCAGCAAGAGTCGGGGTATGTGGATTTGGAGGGATTCCTACAAGGAAGGGATGTTTCGCCGGTGAATTCGACACAAGGCTTTGAGGAGTTGTTGGACGAAGATCAGAGTCCGGAGACACAAATCCATGCGCCGCCTGCGAGGACTTCTTCGAATGGAGGGATGCCGCAGACGCCTGCTGGCTTGCCAGAAGGACAGCAGGGGGAAGCTATGACTTCGATAACCACTGGTCCCAAGTACTCCCAGCTGTTTCCGAAGGCAGACCTCATGGGCCAGTCTCAGGCTTTCCATCAGACGCAGGAGGCATCCTCGCCGTTTCCTAGTGGTCCACCTTCCGACCCGGCTATGACGAGGCCGTCGCCTAATCATGTCGCTTCGTCGCCGATGAGGGGATTTTCGTCGCCGGTGCAGGCGAGGGCGACATTGAAGAGGCCGGCGGCTTCGATGAGTGAGCCGAGGGGGGAGTATACCAGTATGCGAGATTCACAGGAGAGAAGAGCTGCGCGGCTTAGAGCAGAGCAGGAGAAGCAAGATCTGGAGGAGAGTGATAGCGAGGATGATACGCAGACGAGGAGATACCGCGATCGCATGACGAGGAGAGCGCTGAGCGAACAGGCTATGCGCGCTACTGCCAACGTGAGGGTTATGAGGCCGTCATATGGGCAGAGTGCTACGAAGTCTACGAGGAAGACAGGACACCCGATTGATCTGACGACGCCTGGGACGGTGGCACGGGTTAGgtgggaggaggacttgattgaggatgaagaggaggttgaggaggatggtgagaCCCAGGTTGAGCTGCCGAATGGTGGGGAGGAtcgagaggaagatatgGACGATGATGCGGCGCCGGAAGCgaatgacgatgatgaataTGATGAGCTCCAACAGACGGTTTTGCGGAGTCAGAGTAATCAtcaggaagaagaggatgaggatggcagtgttgtcgaggatgatgaggaacATCCCACGGCGGAAAACGACGAGCTGCAGGACACACAACGTcctgaggatgatgaggacgaacAAGTGGATCAACGAGCTCAGGATGGCCCAGCAGCGACTCAGCGATCCACCATCGCCGACTCCCAACCTACTGGTCAAGATCCACCTCATTCTGCTCCGCAGCAATCGACACATCATTCTTCCATGGCGTCTTTTGTCCCAGGCTCTCAGTATACCGGCAAGACAAGCGAGGAGCAGGCGTTCCTCAAGTCTTCACGGCCAAGTCAGACGCGAGTTCCGGCCTCGCCGTTTGTCACagaagagagcgaggagaagCTTCCAAGCAGTCCTCCTCTCGCAGCTGGAGTTGATAGCAACGTCAGCACGGCCGACGACTCTGCTGAAGCGTCCCTCGCGCGGCAGAATCTTCTCAATCAATTCCAACGTGGAGAACCGCAAGCAACAGGAGACTCTGCAAATTCAATAAGGCAGCAAGAAATCCCGGACAGCGACCTCCCAGAACAGCAAACATCCTCCCACGCAAACAAGGACGACTCCCGCATTGCTTCaaatgaagacgaagagtccCAGAACCGCTTGCTCTACTCTACCGCCCGCACCCACGTCTCCGCATCCGCATCCGCCGTATCTCCCGTCAAACCCTCCCAACCGCCATCTCTCCTTCATCAAGCTTCATCTTACTCCCCTCTCAAAGCTTTCCGTCAAGCCAACCCGGCAAGCCAGCAATCCCGCCACCTCTCCCAGCAGAGCACGATGTCACCACGACAAGCTGTCGGCGTGCGACGATTTGGTGACATGACGAGGGGTGGAAGTGTCATGAGGAGTTTCGAGGAAGATGACATGGACCTTGAGGGCATCATGGATGGCGTTATGACTACTGATGATAAGGCTTTCATGAAGATCATGTCTAGTCCGAAGAAGGGACGTGGGTCGTCGCAGAGGAAGAATGGCGGGAACGCGGATGTTAAGATGAACGAGGCTGAAGGTTACACCTCTGGACTTTCGGATCCGCCGCAACAGGAGTCTGAAGGGCAAGAAATGACGATTCCGGAGTCAGAGCATGGTCTTGTGATCCCAGCGCCGCTGCCGGctgcgagggagaagaaagTGCTGAGGGATAGTCCCAGCAAGGCGAATAAGCTCCCTACTCCTCCTACGGCGGATGAGCTGGATGAGGAGAAGGGCTTGACGCCGGAGAGTGCTTTGAGGCGGGAGCGCGAGGGGTCGAGACATGTTTCGCAGCTTATTGATCAGCGCGGTGTGGCTGTGAATAAGAAGCCGCGGCCGAAAGCGGTTGTGTATGGGAGAAAGGGAGGGCGGTTTGAGAAGAACCCTGCCAAGAAGGgaaggaaggcgaggagggttgtgagtgatgacgaggaggaggaaggattGGGTGTGGTTCAGGAGACGATGGAAAAGGAGAAGCGGGATGAGGTTGTTGATGAAGTCAATCGGAGTGATAAGACGCCTCCGCCTGCTGAGCGAGTGCATGATGCTGGAGGCGTTGAGAACGCCGAGCAGGCTGAGCAAGAAGCCGAGAAGGATCAAGCTGAGCGAGAtgaggcggcgaaggagcaAGACGAACAAGCTGCTACGGAGCCCACGACCACCGGCAGTGCATCCGCTCCAGACCGCATTTGGGCGCTCTTCAAGGGCACCTACAACCACTTCTACCCAGCCACCTGGCTCAGCAGCTCGCTCGACGGACAGACTTACAGAATCCGCTTCGACGACACGACGGTCACCGACATCGAGACTCAGCATGTTCGTCGACTGGAGCTGCAAGTTGGAGATCTGCTTCGTGTGGACAACAAAGGTATGCGCAAGCTGACGTACAGAGTTGTTGGACATGGCGAGCTGGCTGCTACGAAGGAAGTGCGTGCGCTGGGGACGGACGATCAAGGTCGCGCTTCGGTCAAAGTCGTGGCTAAAGCTAGTCGAGCGAGCACAGCAggtgaggaggtggatgaggatTCTGCGGAGACTCAGGATGTGCCGATCAATCAGCTCTATCTCACGCATTCGATGTGGAAGGCTTACAAGGATCGTTACTTTACGCCTCCCAACGCCGTCGCACTCGTGGGAGGCCTGGCGCAAGGCCGATCTCGCCTCTCCACCCCTTCTTCGGGCGTCCAGACTCCTGCTATTGATGGAGTGTCACCCACACGTTCTCTCCGCGGCGCGACCAACACCGCATCCACCAAGCGCAGCAAATTCACTCACTCCCATCTCCGCGATACCCCTCTCGCTTCATCGTCCGACGCACTGGGAAACCCGACCCAACTCTTCGCCAACATGGCTTTCGCAATCACCTACGTCTCTTCCGCAGACGAAAAGTCCGCCGTCATGGACGCCATCATCCGCCATGGCGGTACAATACTCGAAGAAGGCTTCGCGGAACTGTTCGACATCcccgacctctcctcctccgccacaaCACCTTCCACATCCGAGACAGATCCCGCCGCTCACCAGACTCTCCGACTGAAACCTCAATTCTCCTCTCTGCGCTTCGTCGCCCTCATCGCAGACCGCCACTCCCGTCGAGCGAAGTACATGCAAGCCCTCGCTCTCGGGCTCCCTGCCCTTTCTGGCAGATGGGTGCTCGACTGCCTCGACCCAAACCGCAACGGTTCGATCGAGAAGGCCGGGGTGAAGGCGGGCGTGCTTCCGTGGGAGAGATATATGTTGCCAGCGGGGGAGAGCTCGTACCTCTCCGGCGCGATAAGGTCGCGTACGGGAGGTCCGGTGTCTTCGGATCTGGAAGGCGGGACGTTGAAGGGCATGATTGAGGCGAGGCCGAGGTTGTTGAGGGATGAGGGGGTGCTGATTGTTgcgtcgccgccgccgagtgGAGTCAAGGAGAGTGGACCGTGGGAGCGGACGAAGACGTTTGTCTTCCTTACTTTGGCCATTGGAGCGGGACGAGTTCGGAGGGTTGACGATCTGGGTTCTGCTGCGGAGCTGCTCGGGAGGAATGGAGTTGAGGAGGTGAAAGAAGGGTGGGGATGGGTTTATGTTGCTGGAGACGTGGAGGAGTCGTATGACACTCTCGTTGGCGCTGCGTCGTCTGGTCAGGGGAAAggtggtgggaggaagaggaagcgagTCGTTGAGGATGTTGGGCGGAAAGGCGAggatgggagggagaggaagatgatcAAGGATGGGTGTACGGGGAAAGTGTTGGGGGTGGATGATGGGCGGTGTCGGGTTGTGGGGGATGAGTTTGTTATTCAGAGCTTGATTTTGGGGGGGTTGGTGGATTGAGATTGGGATGGGAGTGCGAATTACCAGGAGAGGAGATTCGCGGCGGGAGCGTGGTGTGTGTGAGGGGGAGGCACTGCGCTGCGAGGAACCAGATGTGAGACTCAGGGGGGTGGGATGAGATACCCCCTTTATCGAGACGATGTGCATGCGAACGCAAATGACAGATCCATTTTGCAGGTTTGCGCACTTTCTCCAACGAACCGCCCTCTGAAGGGGCATGTCCCATAACGATGGCTTGAATATGCGCAGTATTTGCGGCAAGCAGACGAGCTTCAGCATCGCATGGTTATGCACGCCGTACAGAACACGCGGTCCTTTACGCCCTCCGATCTGGCCGATAGCTTAGCTACGGTAGCGGGCTCAAAGTTGGCTTAGTCAGCGGCTGAGATCATTCGGATTCCCGTGCTGCAGGCTGGACCGGGTCTTCAACTTGACCACGACTTGTCCAACATATTCCGATCGACTACAGACCGTGCCAGAGAGCTGGGTAgtcgatgctgctgctcgaGGTCAGCGTAGGTCTCCCTTTTTTTTACGTTAATGGAAGATTGAATAGAACACAGTCTATCCGAGATGGGACCACGAGCTCAATGTCCAGACCGTAAACCTCGAACTCGGTCCGCGAATGAAGCTCAAAATCTACCAATCGAACAATAATATATTGCAGCTAGGGATGGTTCTGTAGGGAATGTTTCCTACGTAGCCTACGTAGGCTACGAATAGGCTACGTAGGGAACGACGGTTTCCTACGCTAAGGCCCGTCTGTTTTTCGTTAGGGTTAGGTTTGTTTCTTCTCTAGGGTTCGGGTTTAGGTAAGGGAAggcagcgacaacgacgatagaCAGAGGGCAGCGACGTATATAAAAATTAGCAGGGCAGATACCGCGTATATAGCGATAAATGCAAGCCTAGATTCGTAGCATTTACACACCTAGAAGGCACGCAGTCGATAAAAACAGCATGTACGATGCTTTTTAAACCTCGAAAAGGTCGTTTCTACTTTTACAGACACGAGATATATGCATTTCTAGCTAAGCTCTAGCGAAACAGAAATTCTCGGATAACCTCGGACTTTTCCGTAGGCTACGATTCCCTACGTAGGATTAGCCATCCCTAATTGCAGCGCATCTACGATCCTAGTCAGCACTTGCGGCAGCACGGATGGTGAAAAAGCCGTCTTCCGATGCACGCTCTTCGAGACCAGACTCCGTCGACGCCCGTGACATGGTTGATGAGGCTCCGCCACAATGAAAACGGGACTTCGATGGCAATATTCCATGCAAAGCTCGTCACGAAGATCGTCATGCCGCTGGAGCCTGGGATAGCTGGCACGGGAGAACTTTGGACATTCTACACTGGAAGGCAGTGACGCTATATTACAAGGTATACCCTCATTTGATACGGCGCAAAAATAAATGGCTCGACCGGACGTCTCGGGACTTTGTGCGGGGATTGAACCAACACACGCTGCTCATGATGAACATATAATAATCCCTCCACGGATCTCCATTTTCTGCTTTCTTTTCCTTCCATCAAGCGATTGATCCGATCTTCACAAACCCGCTTCAGACCTCGACCAGGACAAACTTTGCACCAAACACAAAACCAAAACAATACCATCTCCGAAAATGAagctctccaccaccatcctcctcatggCCACCACCCTGGTCACGACCGTCGCCGCCGGCGACGGCTACCTCTACTCCTGCACCATCGGCGCAGACCAACAGAAAGATCTCTGCCACGCCCAAGGTGGCAGAACGGTACGTTCCAGACATGCATGACACTGTTGCAAAATGAGACGGATCCAAAAAGAAGAGAGACTGTTGCTGACCTCTTGTTTTGTTCAAACGCAGACCTCCGATAGCACCGGCCAGACGTGCTGCTTCCCGAAGGCAAACCGCGACGCTTACGTCAAGGGTTGCGAGTGTTGTTTTAACCCTTACGCGTTCGGTGGGCCGGAGTGTACCGTGGCGGGCCAAGAGGGAGGACCACCCAACCCTTAGCTGATGGTccgagggagggagggatggTCTGTGGGACGGACGGATGGAGGGACGGACGTGGATTGGGAGGATCGggaggatggatggatggtTCCTGGGAGATCGGTGGACTCGGCTTGGGAGTGAGGATTGGACGGAGGGAGAACGCAACGGAGGGAAAGGGAGTTCGCCCGACTCGCATCCAAACCAGCTGCCGGCGACTCAATACAGTGGCTGCACTCTTCTCAATCCGCTCTCTTTCTTACTTGGCTTCTTGTTTCTCGAGGGGTTTTGCGTCTCTTCCCTTTTACTGCTGACTTCCATTCCGGATTGCCTCTCTTTCTCCGTTGACTTTCAGATCGCGATTGAACTCTTCTTAACCATCTTACGCAGGACTTTCTTTTCCTCTCTTTTCTTCGCAGCCTGACGTCCAATTCATGTTTGACAGTgattcctcttcttcttacaCCAgactcttcttctccgcagTCTTCGTTCCTCCGTCAGCCTCCTTTCTTACTTTACTCCTTTCCTTaccctctctcctcttcacctGAATCTCTTCCTCCCTCGACTCCCACCTTCCACACTCTGCCTCAGTCCATACAACCTCCAAACCTGACCTATCCCGAACTTCTCAGTCCCTTCCGCCACACATCACTCCAAATCATTGAACCGACGAGGTCTGGAGTAGAACCGCCGCTCCACCCTTCCCTTCATAGCTCGACCGCCAGGGTCACAAGACGCCCGCCTATGTGCTTCATCTGTCAACTAAAAGAGGCAAGGTTGCAGCCGAGTGTAGAGATTCTCCAAACGTGCGGGATCATACTTCCAATTTCCCCAGGACCCGCCGCCGTGAGCAAGTTAGGAGAAGACAGACATACTGCCCTTCCAATATTGGCGGAGAGAGAACGGCTGAGGGACGGAAGTGTGGTCTCAAAAAAACTCTCCCATCTATTCTATCCTCAACGCTGCACAATCGTATGCCGTGACGCCTCGAACAACAAACTTGTCGCTCTCCGCCCTTCACCAAATCCACCCAAACCCCGCGATTAACAACAGGATACTCTCCTCCCCTAaaaccctctcctccccccACCTTACTCCCCCTCAACCCTGCCCCGTCCATctcgtccatctccacccccccccccccccccccccccccccccccaaCCCAG
This genomic interval from Zymoseptoria tritici IPO323 chromosome 8, whole genome shotgun sequence contains the following:
- a CDS encoding RNA binding zinc finger protein, RanBP2-type, translated to MATPTQPQQYGGGNPYPTPASQTPYQQQNQQTQQQQQQGPAPAQFEKYCIIHIATTCDEHGVYVTKDSAEVIEIGWVVVDAQNPERELHRQSVLVRPVNTPITPLCTSLTTLTWEHVKNAGTFRDAINTFDAYASENLVPKEAGPGANPTFAFVTLTPWDLRVQLPREARDKNVVLPPYLQHPVLFGLRGEYQLFQSHHPETLAFSSTSLSSICAGLEVEEVRSSGKVTGGLPFHLQALAPSSPRRALEEALTLTRCLNSLVTKSRPSNTSSGTPDVLQRPIDARSDVRAFLGERSKVLHLSGLPHDTTQSELESWFTQFGGRPIAFWTLRTPEGGKPSGSGFVVFGSHEEAAESLSMNGRALNDRAIEVAPSSARVLDRAAHSQPPGGPPLLTPFPPSKNRPRPGDWTCPSCGFSNFQRRTACFRCSFPAMGASGPDPYSQPYGGMQPPAYGGGNYGHPGMMQGHMHGGNQYGGGMGGMGGGSSGRGGIVPFRAGDWKCGNEGCGYHNFAKNVSCLRCGASRSNAAVVAESGMTSFPGNSYGGPPPNMPMQSMDSSSYGGMQQPSGGYGGSGMGGPPGGFGGQSFGGMHSQQGGFDSRTEQAFNNHGSHGPQQGGPPGGYSNGGYGNTGGYGGGPGGNDGSGDPFSFLSSGMGQLGINDGGDNRRNGQGGAKSPQ